Below is a genomic region from Desulfobacter sp..
ATTTTCAAGGCAAGTCTGCGCACCTTTTTGGGTACTTTGTATGCATAGGAGCGCTGGCTTGGGCCAAAAATAACCCCGCCACCTTTTCTCAGGGGATTTTTAACACTACCAGACCGGGCATTACCGGTTCCTTTTTGCCTGAACAATTTCCTTGTAGAGCCGGCAACCATTCCACGCGTTTTAGACGCAGCCGTTCCTTCCCGTTTTGCAACGAGCTGGGATCTAACGACTTCGTGAAGAACGCTTGTCTTAACCGGAATGCTGAATATTTCATCAGGCAACTCTGCTTCAGACACTTTTTTCCCTGCACTGTTTAATACATCTACAGCAGCCATTATTCTTCCTCTTAAATTTTGATCGACTATGCATCACTGCGAAAAGATTGCAATACCCATAGCCGCATTTAGTCTTTTTCAAGACTGATGCACGCCTATTACGGCGTTAAAAAAATCTAGTTTTTTTCATCAGCTTTCCGCACTTCAATGACCCCTGTTTTAAAGCCCGGGACTGCGCCCTTGACCAGCAGAAGATTGTCGTCGTGCTTAATATCAACGATCGTAAGATTTTTTACAGTGGTTTTATCAACCCCCATATGACCTGGCATTTTCTTGCCTTTAATAATCTTTCCTGGCCATGCAGAGTTACCCACTGAACCGGGTTTCCGGTGATTTCTGTTACCATGGGTTTCAGGTCCCCGGCTAAATCCGTGCCGTTTAATAGTCCCCTGAAAACCGCGACCTTTGGAGATCCCTGAGACAGTGACTTTATCACCAACTGAAAAGAGGTTTATGTCCAGGGTTGCACCTGCTTCAACATCTCCTACGTTTTCAGTTCTAAACTCCCTGAGAACCCTAAATCCTTTGTCGGTAGCCTTTGCAAGGTGGCCTGCAACCGGTTTATTCAACCGTTCAACAGGTTTTTCATCAAACCCAAGTTGAAGCGCGGTATACCCGTCTGTCTCTTGGTTTTTCACCTGGGTTACCACACAAGGTCCAACCTGCAATACGGTAACAGGAATGAGCTTTCCGGCTGAGGAAAACACATTGGTCATCCCGATTTTTTTTCCAAGTAATGCACTCATAATCTGTTTATTCCTGTTAATGACCTATAATTTTATTTCAACATCAACACCCGGTGAAAGATCAAGCTTCATCAGGGCATCAACGGTCTGTTGCGTGGGCTCAAGAATATCCATCATTCTTTTATGGGTCCGAATCTCAAACTGCTCACGTGATTTCTTGTTCACATGGGGAGACCGCAACACAGTAAACTTATTGATTCTTGTCGGAAGGGGAACCGGCCCCACGATTCTGGCGCCGGTTTTCCTTGCCGTATCAACAATGTCCACTGAAGATTGATCAAGTAACTTATGATCATAGGCTTTAAGCCTAATTCTTATCTTAGTTTTCAACATGTCAATGTTCTTTCTTATTCAACGATTTCACCGACAACGCCGGCGCCTACGGTACGACCGCCTTCACGAATAGCAAAACGGAGTTCTTTTTCCATGGCAATGGGGTTGATCAGCTCAACATTAATTGTGGCATTATCGCCAGGCATGATCATTTCAACACCCTCATCCAAAGTCAGGACACCAGTGATATCTGTAGTTCTGAAGAAAAACTGAGGTCTGTAACCTGTAAAGAACGGTGTATGACGACCACCTTCTTCTTTACTCAAGGCGTACATCTCAGCTTTAAATTTGGTATGGGGATTGATAGTACCGGGTTTACAAACGACCTGGCCGCGTTCAACCTGGTCTCTTTTAGTACCGCGAAGCAGCAGACCAACATTATCACCGGCCTGACCTTCATCAAGAAGTTTTCTAAACATCTCAACACCGGTACATACGGTTTTAGCTGTCTCTCTGATACCAACGATTTCAACCTCTTCACCGGTTTTGACAATACCACGTTCAATACGACCTGTCACAACCGTTCCACGCCCGGAGATTGAAAACACATCTTCAATGGGCATAAGAAAGGGTTTATCCGTATCTCTTTCAGGCTCGGGCACATAGTCATCAAGCACGTCAAGAAGCTCAAAAATAGGCTTGGCTGCATCAGAGTCAAGGTCTTCTGCCTCAAGGGCCTTAAGAGCAGAACCACGAATAATGGGAGTCTCATCACCAGGAAATTCATAGGTATCAAGCAATTCCTGAAGCTCCATTTCAACGAGCTCGATCAACTCTTCGTCATCAACCATGTCACATTTGTTCAGGAAAACAACGATTTTAGGCACACCCACCTGACGGGCAAGCAGAATATGCTCACGAGTCTGGGGCATGGGACCATCATCTGCACTAACAACCAGAACCGCGCCGTCCATCTGGGCTGCACCGGTAATCATGTTCTTGATATAATCCGCATGGCCCGGGCAGTCAACGTGGGCATAATGACGATTTTCTGTTTCATACTCAACATGGGCAGTAGCAATAGTAATACCGCGTTCTCTTTCCTCAGGTGCCTTATCAATCTCATCAAAGGGAACATACTCTCCGTTACCTTTCATGCCGGCAAGCTTAGTGATTGCTGCAGTCAGAGTGGTCTTACCATGGTCAATATGACCGATTGTACCTATGTTCACGTGCGGCTTAGTCCGCTCAAATTTCTCCTTAGCCATCTTCTGTATTCCTCCTGTGGAATGTTTTCAAAGATATTTTAAACTATTTACCACCGAAAATGGGCAAAAGCCTTGTTGGCTTCGGCCATCTTGTGCGTATCTTCTTTTTTCTTCATTGCGCCACCTCTCTGGTTGTAGGCGTCAAGCACCTCAGCAGCCAGTTTGTTGGCATATCCTTTTTCAGACCGGTTCCGGCTAAAGGTAATCAGCCACCTAAAAGCCAGCGCAGTCTGCCTGCTGGGCTTAATATCAGTGGGCACTTGATAGGTTGACCCGCCGATTCTCCTGGATTTTACCTCAACAGAAGGCCTGATATTGTCGATTGCTTTCTTGAATACACCAAGAGCAGGTTCACCGACCTTTTCCTCGGCCATTGTCAATGCAGCGGTTACCACTTTACGGGCAGCATTTTTCTTGCCGTCCTTCATAACACAGTTCACAAACTTGGCTGCAAGTTTTTCTTCCTGCGTGGCATCCTGCATGAAATTTTCTTTAATAACTAATTTTTCTGCCATTTGTCATGTCCACCAAAATTATTTTCTATTTTTATCTTGTCAACCCAGCATTATTTCGGACGCTTGGCACCGTATTTAGAACGGCCCTGACGTCTATCATCAACACCCAATGTATCAAGCGCACCCCTGACAATATGGTAGCGCACACCGGGAAGATCCTTTACCCTGCCGCCCCTTACCAGAACAACAGAATGCTCCTGAAGATTATGACCCATACCCGGAATATACGCGGCAACTTCCATGCCGGTTGTCAAACGAACCCTGGCAACCTTTCTCAAGGCGGAGTTCGGTTTTTTAGGGGTAGATGTGTATACTCTGGTACACACACCGCGCTTCTGGGGACCACCCTTCAAAGCAGGTGTATTCACCTTTTTTTCTGCTTTCTTTCTACCTTTTCGAACCAATTGATTAATGGTCGGCATAACTCTCCCAACGCTCCTTATCAAATATAATACGTCATCATACACGACAAAATATTTAATCTTACTTTCACTTGTTTAAGTTGTCAAGCAAAAATTAATTTTTAACTAAACCTCAGCCACTTCACCATACTCGACTTCGATATCTTTATACCCCGCAAACCCTGTGCCTGCAGGAATGAGACGGCCCATTACCACATTTTCTTTTAAGCCTTTTAGGCTGTCATACTTACCTTCAATGGCCGCCAAAGTCAGCACCTTGGTTGTCTCCTGGAAAGATGCGGCAGACAAAAAGGAATCCGTGGACAAGGATGCTTTGGTAATTCCCAAGATCAGGGGTTCACCCTTGGCAGGTTCTCCGCCGTTCATGGCCACCTCACGGTTGGTCTCTTCAAAAAGAATCCGATCCACCTGCTCATCCGGAATAAAATTGGTATCTCCGGTAGAAATCACTTTGACCCGGCGCATCATCTGCCGGATAACCACCTCAATGTGCTTGTCATTGATCCGAACCCCCTGGAGCCTATAAACCTCCTGGACTTCATCCACCAGGTACTTGGCCAGGGCAACCTCACCCTTGATATTCATAATATCCTGGGGGTTGGCAGAGCCTGCAATAAGGGGATCTCCAGCCTTGACATAATCCCCGTCATATACGGAGACGTGCTGACCTTTCGGGATGGAGTATTCTTT
It encodes:
- the rplD gene encoding 50S ribosomal protein L4, with the translated sequence MAAVDVLNSAGKKVSEAELPDEIFSIPVKTSVLHEVVRSQLVAKREGTAASKTRGMVAGSTRKLFRQKGTGNARSGSVKNPLRKGGGVIFGPSQRSYAYKVPKKVRRLALKMALSAKVEDSNLFVVDALELEDIKTKVLADILKTLNLEDILIVSDSDDIKLALSSRNIPDVKVIKTAGLNVYDILKFKNLLLVESSIENIKGRLS
- the rplC gene encoding 50S ribosomal protein L3, which gives rise to MMSALLGKKIGMTNVFSSAGKLIPVTVLQVGPCVVTQVKNQETDGYTALQLGFDEKPVERLNKPVAGHLAKATDKGFRVLREFRTENVGDVEAGATLDINLFSVGDKVTVSGISKGRGFQGTIKRHGFSRGPETHGNRNHRKPGSVGNSAWPGKIIKGKKMPGHMGVDKTTVKNLTIVDIKHDDNLLLVKGAVPGFKTGVIEVRKADEKN
- the rpsJ gene encoding 30S ribosomal protein S10; this encodes MLKTKIRIRLKAYDHKLLDQSSVDIVDTARKTGARIVGPVPLPTRINKFTVLRSPHVNKKSREQFEIRTHKRMMDILEPTQQTVDALMKLDLSPGVDVEIKL
- the tuf gene encoding elongation factor Tu, coding for MAKEKFERTKPHVNIGTIGHIDHGKTTLTAAITKLAGMKGNGEYVPFDEIDKAPEERERGITIATAHVEYETENRHYAHVDCPGHADYIKNMITGAAQMDGAVLVVSADDGPMPQTREHILLARQVGVPKIVVFLNKCDMVDDEELIELVEMELQELLDTYEFPGDETPIIRGSALKALEAEDLDSDAAKPIFELLDVLDDYVPEPERDTDKPFLMPIEDVFSISGRGTVVTGRIERGIVKTGEEVEIVGIRETAKTVCTGVEMFRKLLDEGQAGDNVGLLLRGTKRDQVERGQVVCKPGTINPHTKFKAEMYALSKEEGGRHTPFFTGYRPQFFFRTTDITGVLTLDEGVEMIMPGDNATINVELINPIAMEKELRFAIREGGRTVGAGVVGEIVE
- the rpsG gene encoding 30S ribosomal protein S7 — encoded protein: MAEKLVIKENFMQDATQEEKLAAKFVNCVMKDGKKNAARKVVTAALTMAEEKVGEPALGVFKKAIDNIRPSVEVKSRRIGGSTYQVPTDIKPSRQTALAFRWLITFSRNRSEKGYANKLAAEVLDAYNQRGGAMKKKEDTHKMAEANKAFAHFRW
- a CDS encoding 30S ribosomal protein S12, with the protein product MPTINQLVRKGRKKAEKKVNTPALKGGPQKRGVCTRVYTSTPKKPNSALRKVARVRLTTGMEVAAYIPGMGHNLQEHSVVLVRGGRVKDLPGVRYHIVRGALDTLGVDDRRQGRSKYGAKRPK